In a single window of the Procambarus clarkii isolate CNS0578487 chromosome 51, FALCON_Pclarkii_2.0, whole genome shotgun sequence genome:
- the LOC123774516 gene encoding mucin-22-like, which translates to MSFYTMGSPTGTLDVAPAGPTSRSVAPEGPDSRSVAPEGPDSRSVAPEGPDSRSVAPEGPDSRSVAPEGPDSRSVAPEGPDSRSVAPEGPDSRSVAPEGPDSMSVAPEGPDSRSVAPEGPDSRSVAPEGPDSRSVAPEGPDSRSVAPEGPDSRSVAPEGPDSRSVAPEGPDSRSVAPEGPDSRSVAPEGPDSRSVAPEGPDSRSVAPEGPDSRSVAPEGPDSRSVAPEGPDSRSVAPEGPDSRSVAAEGPDSRSVAPEGPDSRSVAPEGPDSRSVAPEGPDSRSVAPEGPDSRSVAPEGPDSRSVAPATLHSAGSLIQNINESANGLAVYGWLPCTEI; encoded by the coding sequence ATGAGCTTCTACACAATGGGCTCTCCGACCGGAACTCTGGACGTGGCACCGGCAGGTCCGACCAGTAGGAGCGTGGCACCAGAGGGTCCGGACAGTAGGAGCGTGGCACCAGAGGGTCCGGACAGTAGGAGCGTGGCACCAGAGGGTCCGGACAGTAGGAGCGTGGCACCAGAGGGTCCGGACAGTAGGAGCGTGGCACCAGAGGGTCCGGACAGTAGGAGCGTGGCTCCCGAGGGTCCGGACAGCAGGAGCGTGGCACCAGAGGGTCCGGACAGTAGGAGCGTGGCACCAGAGGGTCCGGACAGTATGAGCGTGGCACCAGAGGGTCCGGACAGTAGGAGCGTGGCACCAGAGGGTCCGGACAGTAGGAGCGTGGCACCAGAGGGTCCGGACAGCAGGAGCGTGGCACCAGAGGGTCCGGACAGCAGGAGCGTGGCACCAGAGGGTCCGGACAGTAGGAGCGTGGCACCAGAGGGTCCGGACAGTAGGAGCGTGGCACCAGAGGGTCCGGACAGTAGGAGCGTGGCACCAGAGGGTCCGGACAGCAGGAGCGTGGCACCAGAGGGTCCGGACAGCAGGAGCGTGGCACCAGAGGGTCCGGACAGTAGGAGCGTGGCACCAGAGGGTCCGGACAGCAGGAGCGTGGCACCAGAGGGTCCGGACAGCAGGAGCGTGGCACCAGAGGGTCCGGACAGTAGGAGCGTGGCACCAGAAGGTCCGGACAGTAGGAGCGTGGCAGCCGAGGGTCCGGACAGTAGGAGCGTGGCACCCGAGGGTCCGGACAGTAGGAGCGTGGCACCCGAGGGTCCGGACAGTAGGAGCGTGGCACCCGAGGGTCCGGACAGTAGGAGCGTGGCACCCGAGGGTCCGGACAGTAGGAGCGTGGCACCAGAGGGTCCGGACAGTAGGAGCGTGGCACCAGCAACTCTACACAGTGCAGGGTCACTAATACAGAATATAAATGAGTCCGCTAATGGACTGGCTGTGTATGGTTGGCTGCCCTGCACGGAAATTTAG